In the Labrys wisconsinensis genome, AGGCGGCGGGCGCCGGCACCGACACGGTCCGCACCGCGCTGGCGGGCTACACGCTCGGTGCCAATGTCGAGAACCTCACCTTCACCGGCACCGGCGCCTTCGCCGGCACCGGCAACACCCTGGCCAACCTCATCGTCGGCGGCAGCGGCAGCGACACGCTGAACGGCGGGGCCGGCGACGACACGCTCGATGGCGGCACCGGCAATGACACGCTGATCGGCGGCCTCGGCAACGACGTCTTCATCGTCGACAGCGCCGGCGACAGCGTGGTCGAGAACGCCTCCGAAGGGCTGGACGAGGTCCGCACCACGCTCGCCAGCTACACGCTCGGCGCCAATGTCGAGAACCTCACCGGCACGGCGACCACGGGGCAGATCCTGACCGGCAACACGCTCGCCAACGCCATCACCAGCGGCGCCGGGAACGACACGCTCGACGGCGGAACCGGCGCCGACACGCTGGCCGGCGGCGGTGGCAACGACATCTACATCGTCGATGCCGCCGGCGACGTCGTCACGGAGAATGCCGGCGAAGGCACCGACGAGGTTCGCACCGCCCTCGCCGCCTATACGCTGACGGCCAATGTCGAGAGACTGATCCGCACCGGCACTGCGGCCTTTGCCGGCACGGGCAACAGCCTCGACAACACCATCGTCGGCGGGGCCGGCAATGACACGCTCGACGGCGGCGCGGGCAACGACACCCTGGATGGCGGGGCCGGCAACGACACGCTGATCGGCGGGGCCGGCAACGATGTCTACATCGTCGATGCCGCCGGCGACGTCGTCACCGAAGCGGCCGGCGCCGGCACGGACGAGATCCGCACCGCGCTCGCCAGCTACACGCTCGGCGCCAATGTCGAGAACCTGACGGGCACGGCGGCCACGGGGCAGATCCTGACGGGCAACGCCTCGAGCAACGTCATCACCGGCACCGCAGGTGCCGACGTGCTCGATGGCGGCGCGGGTGCCGACACGCTGGCGGGCGGCGGTGGAAACGACGTCTATATCGTCGACGCCGTCGGCGACGTGGTGACGGAAACGGCCGGCGCCGGCACGGACGAGGTCCGCACCGCCCTGTCTGCCTACACTCTCGCGGCCAATGTGGAGAAGCTGACCGGGACGGCGACGACCGGCCAAACGCTGATCGGCAACGACCTTGCCAACACCATCACCGGCGGGGCCGCCAACGATACGCTGGACGGTGGCGCGGGTGCCGACACCTTGGCGGGCGGCGCCGGCGACGACGTCTATATCGTCGACTCCACCGGGGATGTCGTCACCGAGGCGGCGAGCTCCGGCACGGACGAGGTTCGCACCGGCCTCGCCAGCTACACGCTGGGAGCGAACCTCGAGAACCTGACGGGAACCGCAACGACCGGCCAGACCCTGACGGGCAACGGACTTGCCAACACGATCAAAGGCGGCGCCGGCAACGACACCATCAATGACGGCGCCGGCGACGACACGTTCGTGGGAGGGTTGGGAGACGATCGCTTCAACAGCGGCGCAGGAAGCGACACCTATATCTACGCCGCCGGCGACGGAAGCGACTACATCAACGACGAATCGGGCTCGACCGTGGATGTCGATGTCCTGCGCTTCGTCGACCTCAACGCCGCGGACCTCACATTCAGTCGTGTCGGCGTCAATCTCACCGCCACGGTCAAGGCCACAGGCCACGTCATCACAGTCGACGAGCAATTCTACTCGATGACGGGAAACTGGGGACTCGAGAAGATCGAGTTTGCCGACGGCAGCTCCTGGAACCTCGGGACGATCAACGCCAATGCCTGGCTGCGCGGAACCAGCGGCAACGACACGATCGCCGGTTCGGACTGGAACGATACGTTTTTCGGCGGACGGGGCGACGACAGGTTCAACAGCGGCGCTGGAAGCGATACGTATATCTATGCTTCCGGAGATGGGAATGACTATATCAACGACGATTCGGGATCGACCGCGAATGTCGATGTCCTGCGTTTCGTCGATCTCAATGCCGCGGATGTCGTGTTTGGTCGCACCGGCGTCAATCTGACGGTAACGGTCAAGGCCACAGGCCACGTCATCACGGTCGATGAACAGTTCTACTCGACGACGGCAAACTGGGGGATCGAGAAGGTGGAGTTTGCCGACGGCAGCTCCTGGGACCTCGGCACCATCAATGCCAATGCCTGGTTCCGCGGCACGGACGGCAACGACACGATATCGGGATCACCCGGAGACGATATCTTCGTCGGCGGGCTGGGCGACGACATCATCAACAGCGCAGGCGGGTCCGACACATTCGTCTATGCATCGGGTGACGGCAGCGATTTCATCAACGAAGAATCCGGATCGACCACGGAGATCGACACGCTGAAGCTGACCGATCTCAACGCCGACGACATCATGCTGTGGCGCTCGGGCATCGACCTCAAGATCACCATCAAGGCCACGGGGCACGTCATCGAGGACGACGAGCACTATTGGTCGGCCGGCACGAACTACGGCATCGATCGCATCCAGTTCGCCGACGGC is a window encoding:
- a CDS encoding beta strand repeat-containing protein, producing the protein AAGAGTDTVRTALAGYTLGANVENLTFTGTGAFAGTGNTLANLIVGGSGSDTLNGGAGDDTLDGGTGNDTLIGGLGNDVFIVDSAGDSVVENASEGLDEVRTTLASYTLGANVENLTGTATTGQILTGNTLANAITSGAGNDTLDGGTGADTLAGGGGNDIYIVDAAGDVVTENAGEGTDEVRTALAAYTLTANVERLIRTGTAAFAGTGNSLDNTIVGGAGNDTLDGGAGNDTLDGGAGNDTLIGGAGNDVYIVDAAGDVVTEAAGAGTDEIRTALASYTLGANVENLTGTAATGQILTGNASSNVITGTAGADVLDGGAGADTLAGGGGNDVYIVDAVGDVVTETAGAGTDEVRTALSAYTLAANVEKLTGTATTGQTLIGNDLANTITGGAANDTLDGGAGADTLAGGAGDDVYIVDSTGDVVTEAASSGTDEVRTGLASYTLGANLENLTGTATTGQTLTGNGLANTIKGGAGNDTINDGAGDDTFVGGLGDDRFNSGAGSDTYIYAAGDGSDYINDESGSTVDVDVLRFVDLNAADLTFSRVGVNLTATVKATGHVITVDEQFYSMTGNWGLEKIEFADGSSWNLGTINANAWLRGTSGNDTIAGSDWNDTFFGGRGDDRFNSGAGSDTYIYASGDGNDYINDDSGSTANVDVLRFVDLNAADVVFGRTGVNLTVTVKATGHVITVDEQFYSTTANWGIEKVEFADGSSWDLGTINANAWFRGTDGNDTISGSPGDDIFVGGLGDDIINSAGGSDTFVYASGDGSDFINEESGSTTEIDTLKLTDLNADDIMLWRSGIDLKITIKATGHVIEDDEHYWSAGTNYGIDRIQFADGTTWDRAQMDAHLWLMGTPGNDTIVGTSGDDRISAGAGDDTLDAGRGGADILDGGAGTDTASFQSSTVGVHIDLAEGSASIEAISGRYVRVYQTTANFLSLAEVQILSNGTNIALQGTASQISTGYGGTADRAIDGNTDGNFNNGSITHTGTSDPYVWWQVDLGSSFAIDRINLFNRTDGYGYRLADFDVVVFDQAPGAGDSYATITGQSGAHLIRVAGALGDNDTVFDGDGTDTLIGIENLIGSLQADTLIGNAGANQIEGRSGDDVIDGGAGNDVLDGGVGADRLVGGTGNDIFIVDSTGDSVVETASQGLDEVRTTLTSYTLGANVENLAFIGTGSFTGTGNALANTITGGDGNDALDGGDGNDILDGRGGDDMLTGGLGADTYYIDSIGDVIVEAAVGGSDTVITTLTSYTLASGLENLTYAGTAAFTGTGNSAANVLNGGAGNDTLDSSGGADTLNGGAGDDRLTGGTGNDLLTGGAGNDSFVFKTGFGNDTITDFTAGAATDDAILISNAIFANFAAVLAAASQVGADTVITVDASNMITLKNVAKAALNQDDFQFIAA